The Vicinamibacterales bacterium genome includes the window GGGCCGCTACCCAATCGGCCGGACCGGGACGACTAGGTTGCCCGATCGGAGCACGGAAGGAGCGCTCAAACAAATCGGCAATCTTAGGAGTTACATGGGTGAGGCGAATCGCGTGCGGCGGCGGAGTCATCTGCACCTTGGCCCCGGCAGCGCCATATGCAAACCGTCCTTGCTGAATCGCAGTTTCGATTGGCATGTCACCCGTTCCGTGGTACCGCCCGGCAAACGGATGCCTGCCCATAAATAACAGATGAAAGATTATGGTGGCCAGTCCAAAGGAATCGTGCGCCGGGACTCTCTCAAGGTCTCTAAACGGCCTACCTTGAAGCTCGGGAGCGGTAAAGTGCGGAACGCCTACATTGCATCTGTATAGGAGGCTGCCGTCTCGAATCTGAAACGAATCGCAATCGATTAGCTTGATGGTTCCGTCTTTTGCGACCAGGATGCCACCTTGATTGACGTCGCCGACCAAGTGACCGGCAGCGTGAATCGTTTCGAACGCAGCAGCGCAGTTGCGAGCGACATGGATCAGGAATGACCAGTCGGCAGACGGAAACTCGAACTTTCGGTGGGCGGGGCTATAGAGGTGATGGATCTCCCTGTGGTCCTGAATTCTGGGAATTAGCACGCCCCAAGTCTCACGGCCAGCACGATCGACGATCCGGCCTTCTGGCCACGCGGTGAACTTGGTCAGGTTGGGTGTTCGAAGCCGGACCATCGCCGACAGCTTGTGTGCCTTCTGCTGATCCGTCGCAGTGTGATAGATCTTCGCGACCAACGAAGAGCCCGGGAGTTCGAAGACGGCTCCCTCGCCCCCCCTGCCGAGCTCCCCTCCGAGCTTGATAGGCTTACCGCTGTCGTCAACAAACGCACGCGCCATATTCAACGGTCAGATCTTGGAGGCCAAGATCAGTGACTTGTCGTCGTCAGTTCTCTTGGCGAGCGCTTCTGACAGCAAAAACCCTCGGAGAGGATCGGCAAGCGCCTGCCAATCTTCATCGGCCCTCAACCGAGCAAACATTGGGGCAAAGAAAGGCTCGTGCGGTTTCTTCTCGTCGTATCTGAGTGCAACCGATTGAAGCCCATCGGTAAACACCGCGATATCGCGGACAGATATCGAGCGTCGCTCGAACTGCAGCCGCTCCGTCGCATCTGGCGTTGTAATGAAGAAAGTGGTGTTAACGTACTCGCCTTGGTCGGGCCAAAATACAACTTCGCAAGGACCATCCTCGGATACGGTGACGATCGCTCCATCGCCGATCTGAAAGAATGTGGCCCCGTCACTGCTCACAATGGCGGCAACAATCGTGCAGGCCAACTCCCGCAGATCCACGCCGAGCGCCCTCGCCTGGACTTCCAGTTTTTCCCTTATTCGAGTAACCCACATTGATACCGTGGACCGGTCGATGCGCTCAAGGCGGCCGCCGTCGCGGGTGTACAGGGACAGTTCATCCGCAAGAGTTAAGCACGCGATAGCGGATCCGAGCTCCGAGAATGCCGCACTGCCAGCTCCGTCGGAGCATGTCAGCAGAATACTCCCATCAGCAAGCTCAGTAACCTGCGTATGATCCTGACAAGGAGTATTGCTACTCGCGTGCGAACTTCCGACGACCGAGGCAGAGATGTGGCGCCACATCGATCACACTGCCGCCCAACCGCCGGGCGCCGCGGGATTGGTCAGTGGAACCTCGTCGCCCGGGGTTGACTTGGACACGGACTGCTGGGAATTAGAAAGCCATTGGAACAAGTCGCGAAAGCGCAGCCCGTCGAGCCTAAGAGGCTCGCGCGACGCGATTTGAGTCAACACGTCCATTCGAGCTTCCTGAACGCCGACAGCAAAAAACGAAAAGGACTTCTTGCTCTCGCCTTCGCGGACTCGCTGTGCCGCCGTTTGCCATTCGTCAGTCGGCCCGCCATCAGTGATCAGGAATATCCACGGGCGGTAGAAGGCGATTCCGTTGGTCTTGTACAACTGTTTCCGCGCTGCCAACAGATCCAAAGCTTGATTAATCGCCGCCCCCATCGGCGTATCACCGCGGGCGGTCAAGGTAGGAGCAACAAATGAGCTGGCCGTGCAGAAGTCGTTAGCCAGTTCTACGGCACCGCCGAAGGTTAGAACTGCAACTTCGACTCGTTTAGCAGCGAGCGAATCCGCAGCAAGCTCGTCCCGGTATACCTGCAGCCCGGCGTTCAGCTCTGCGATGCGTGCGCCACCCATCGAGCCCGAAACATCCAATATGAGTACGGACGGGCATCGGGGTTCCGGGTTCTCTGCAAAGTCATCCGTACCGAATGGAATCTGATCCGTCATAAATGCGCTCCTGATTCAGCTTTCCTGCACGGGAGGGTCTTGCACTGCTTCGAAAGAACCCAAGGCCCGACCGATAACTACCGAGAACACCAACTTTTTGTCGTCGAGACTTACTTCCGGCAGGAGCACTTCATCGATGTGCATCAGGAGTTCAGAGATGTCGCTCTCTTCGAGTAACCCTTGAAAGGCAATCAACGTCGCCTGTACCGTTCCGTTGTCCAGATAGTGGATGTCGAGCGCTGCGATGTCGCTCTCGTCGCGTCGAATCATGAAGCGTTCGGAAGACGAAGTTCGCAGAAGGCGTAAGTATGAAGTTGTCATAGTCAATTGAACACTGCCCAAGTTAGGAGCCCTATACCAGTGGCAATTAGAACTAAGCATCCAGAGGCGCCAGTCTTGATATAGCGAAGACCAGTTCCAGGCACCGAAACAGATGTGTATTTCCTTCCGGAGGAACGAATTCCCGTGCGAAAACCCTTTCCACCAACCGAATAACCAACGCCAGATCTACTAATGTTGAGGCGAAATGGTCCTGCGGAAATCGATTTGCGGTAGCTCCAGCCCATAGTCGTCCGTGACCTTTCTCAACCAGGTCTCGAAGTCGAGAGGTTCAGGTAGTCAGCTTGCGAGTTAGGTCTCGGGGAGGCACCTTCCCATAGGTCACGCCATACGGCTGGATTCACTTCATCTTCCAAGATGACTGTCCCGTCAACGAGACGAATGCACGACACATCGTGAAGCTGAAGTCCGACGTAGCCTGGACGACACTTACGTAAGCGTTCGCGTAACGCGCTCAAGCCAGACAGAAACCCGTTCTCGGCCGTGTGACGATACACGTGTTGCGAGCAAGTCGCTTTGAAAACGCAACGCCGCGCTGAAATCAATGGCCGCCATCGCCAATACAACCGAATGCTCGCGAGCAATGCCCACGTCACTTGCGAAACACAGCCATCGCTATCGAGGTGTTGGCACCTGGCGTTGCACCAAAGCCAAAGCATCCACTCGTCCCTGCTACGTAAGTGTCCACGTGCTCGAGACGCAAATAATCCCAGCCGCCGCTCGCCTGCTCTCGGATCAGATTCTCCAGTTGCGATGCCGCAGCGCCAGAATTGTCTGTGTTACCAATGCTGGCCTTGAATGGAACGACTTTGTATTCCACTTAACCCCCTTGGCGGAAACGAGATGAGGCGCGCATGATACCAGCTCAGCGGTTCAAAGCCCACAAGAGTCCAGACGACCCAAAAAGGACCAAGAAGACAAAAAGAGGCCCAAAACCTAATGGACGCAGTCTCGCCAGACCGAACAAGTTGGCGAGCGGCTTGTTAACTGAGTCACTTCACTCTTCTTTAGGGGCTCTTACGAGCGGAGCACCGTTAGTGCTAGGCTCACGCGAAATCTGGGAAACACTGCCAGTGTGGGGGGGGGATGATGCGCAGCGGAACAATTTTGTTGCTTAGCGTTCTGATGGCTGCAGCTTGTCGGACGAGCGATTCCGAACCGAGCGTGATCCAGACAGCGGCCGTGCAGGAAAATAAGGATGCCGCGGGGCGACGCCGCGCGCTACTGGAGGCGGCCGACCAGATGATTGAATTGGATCGCGAGACCCCCGCTGATCGACTTCCCCCCCTCAAACGTGGTCGCGCACGTCGGTTAAGAACTCCTCTCCCAGATGTCAGCGCCTTGAGAGCCGCTTTCGGCCGTCCGGACTCAGTGCGATCTGTTCAAGACGGATCGAGCCGTCAGACCATGGAGTGGACAAACCCGACGGGCAGGGGGTTCTTGTTGTTTGCGCAACTAGGCGCGGACGGGCTCTTGGAAGGTCTGACGATCTATGAAGACATGCGACGTTGGGAGAGCGTTTTCAAAACCGGCGACCTATGGTTCACGTCAGATCCTGTGCCTTAACGCCTTGCTTCATTAGGCGCTGCGCCGCCATCTTAAATCGCACCCTAGAAGGAGGGTCCATGGCCAAGTGTGTGTGCGGAAGTTCTAATCACGAGTCTGTCGCATGCCCGCAATGCGGCGGAAAGGGAAGAAAGGGTGGTGGTGTGTTTACCTCCAGCTATGTTTGTTCTCATTGCAAAGGCACGGGACGCCGTTGCCCCAAAGGAAAATGACCTCGCCGACGCTGGACGCGAGGATACGTTGGCAATTGGAGCTTCGCCGCGCTCGGCGATCGAGGCGGGATTGCAGCGTGCGCTCGACCTTACAGTTCGCCTTGCAGACGCCCGACAGCCCGCATTCGAATCAACATGGCACAGCGGGCCTATTGTGTGAGACTTTCCGCGGCGTGAGCCTTCCTGGGATCTGGCCAAGAATAGACAGCCGCTACGTTGAACGCCTCTACTCTGAATTGAGAGGCAATCCAGTTATGGAGACACAACCGATCGCGATTCGTTCGGTGCAGGCATGTGCTCAACACTTGGCAAGTTCGCTTTGGCAGGAGCGGTGATTGAGTCTGTTTGAGAGGCAGGTTGCCGGCGTTGTGATTTTGCCGCCGAGGGAGGAACAGCTTTCGCCCAGGCAACTCGACCGAGGCGGGCGGAACGTGCCAAGAACGAGCCTCCGTTTGCGCAATGACCAAGGGACTATCTTGGGTGTTACGTTCAGTGGCGAGATGATTGGCCAGGTTTCACAGGGAGACTATCTTGTTTGCCACGGTTATAGCCGTCGGAACCACGGGTTCGTGGCGACGCGGATCTGGCTCAGAGGCGCGTTGGACGAACGCGGAGAACTCTACGGAGTAGACGAACCTGTGCTGATTGCCGATAAGAAGGTCTGCGCGATCGCATCGACCGTCTTTGGTCCAACCTCGACTGAGGTCGCGGATCTTCGCCGGTTCAGGACCGGCGTTTTGGCGCGTTCGAGGATCGGCAGAGGATTAATTACTTGTTACGGCTGGGTGGGACCCTGGCTTGCGGTTCGGGTGCTCGACCGTAGCGCGCGGTTGCGTGGCGTTGTCCGGACTTTGCTCCGTTTAGTCCTTCGTCATCTACCCAAGCACAATTAGCCTCATGTCATTCCTGAAGGGACGTAGCCAACGTGACGTCGCCTCACATCCGTTGCCCAAATCGTCGACACACGATCCAGGCGCAACTGGCGAGGCTCATGACTTCAACGTCATTCTTGGGCATCTGCGTCGATCAACGCTAGACGAGTCAGTTGATCCTTCGGCGCTGACGACCGTCATCGGCCCGCCTGTGAGTTTCCTGCGCGTGATCAGAGTTCCAAGACGAGTTGATGATCACGGGCGCTCAATCCCTGCGGACACAAGTCGGCAACGCCTTTTGTTGACCGCCCTTCACGGGCTGACGTTGCCAATTGTGTTGCGAGTCGAATCACGAGCCGGAGAGCTTCACATCGGGATTGGCGTCTCCCCACTTGCGCCCCCCGGAGTGCTCGAGCGACTCATGACGGGTCAGTTCCCCGGTAGTCAGTTCGCACCGATGGACCTCCCAGCGCTCCCAACTAGCGCGTCTGCGGCACTGTTGGTTGGGACTCTCCAGTCGCTAACGCAGACCACACTCCACGAATCGCCGGATATCGGTTTATTGGCGACCGCGTTGCGTGGGCGAGACTGGGGACTGACAGTAACGCTGGCTCCCATCTCCCGGCTCGAAACAGTGCGTCGGGTAATGACCATGACATCGCAGTCGCGCGAATGGTCAGTTCATGTTCGTGAGGGACTCGACGCGTCAGTTCAAGCAGGCCAGACGGTCACCAAAGCGACTCGTCGTGAGCGAGTGGACAGGCAGGCGCAGCTGGCCGTCGAGTGGCTGGAGATCGTCCTAGCCCGCACGACAACTGGTGAGAGTGAAGGCCTATGGGAGTGGAGTGGCGTCCTTTGGGCGCCAGACGAGGACACCCTCAACGTGACCGCGGCGTTGTCGCAAGGACTCCTGGGCGGTCCCGGAGGACTTCCTGAACCGCTGAGAGCGTTACAGCTCCCAAGAACCCTCGATCTGCAATCGGCGGCTGAAGGACGGACGAGGTTCATGCTTGGTGACCAGGCGCTGGTCACGCCACTACCGTCCAGCAACCTTGCCACGCTTTTCAGATTCCCTTGCGAGTCGATCCCGGGCTTCTCTGCAGTGCCGTCCGCAGGGTTCGCAACGGCAACGACAACCGCCATTCGCAATCCTGAACGTTCCTGTACGCTCGGACAGGTTCTGGACCGCGGCACTCGGACTGATCACAACTTGGTCATTGCACTTGAT containing:
- a CDS encoding PP2C family serine/threonine-protein phosphatase, which gives rise to MWRHISASVVGSSHASSNTPCQDHTQVTELADGSILLTCSDGAGSAAFSELGSAIACLTLADELSLYTRDGGRLERIDRSTVSMWVTRIREKLEVQARALGVDLRELACTIVAAIVSSDGATFFQIGDGAIVTVSEDGPCEVVFWPDQGEYVNTTFFITTPDATERLQFERRSISVRDIAVFTDGLQSVALRYDEKKPHEPFFAPMFARLRADEDWQALADPLRGFLLSEALAKRTDDDKSLILASKI
- a CDS encoding VWA domain-containing protein, which encodes MTDQIPFGTDDFAENPEPRCPSVLILDVSGSMGGARIAELNAGLQVYRDELAADSLAAKRVEVAVLTFGGAVELANDFCTASSFVAPTLTARGDTPMGAAINQALDLLAARKQLYKTNGIAFYRPWIFLITDGGPTDEWQTAAQRVREGESKKSFSFFAVGVQEARMDVLTQIASREPLRLDGLRFRDLFQWLSNSQQSVSKSTPGDEVPLTNPAAPGGWAAV